The genomic window GTTGGAATCGATGGATATGATGATGAATATCCTTCACAACTTTCTGGTGGTATGCAGCAACGTGTTGGTTTGGCTCGTGCCTTAGCCAATGACCCACAAATTCTATTGATGGATGAGGCCTTTTCTGCGCTTGATCCTTTAAATAGAAATGATATGCAAGATCAATTGCTCGACTTGCAAGAAAATCTGCACAAAACTATCATCTTTATTTCTCATGATTTGAATGAGGCTTTAAAGATTGGTGATCGTATTATGATCATGCGTGATGGTGAGATCGTGCAAACTGGTACTCCTGAAGATATCTTGACGCATCCTGCTAACGAATACGTTGAGAACTTCATCGAAAACGTTGACCGTAGTAAAGTTCTTACTGCAAGTAACGTTATGATCAGACCAGTAACGATCAATGTTGATAAGGCTGGTCCAAGATTAGCTATCAAACGTATGCGTAATAATGAAGTTTCAACTGCCTATGTAGTTGATAACTCACGTAAATTGGTCGGTATCGTCGACGCTAACGACGTTATCAAGCTGATCCGTAAGAATAGTAGTGACCTTCGTTCTGTCGTTAAGACGGACGTTCCTACGACTCACGAGGATAAGCCAATTTCAGACTTAATGGATAGTATTTCTCATACTGGTATTCCAATTGCCGTAACTAATGATCAACAACAATTATTAGGTATCATCGTTCGTGGTGCCGTACTTGGCGCATTAGCCGGAAATGAGGTGAATGAGGATGAATAGTATTCCACAATTGCCACTTGCACATTGGATCGACAACTTTGTTGATTGGTTGGTTCAATTTACTGGCTTTTTCAATGGCGTTACTAATTTTATTGGTGCGATCAATAATGCCTTCCAATGGGTATTTGATCTGATCCCAATTTGGCTCTTCATCGTCATCGTATTGGCGTTAACTTTTTACGTTAATCGAGACAATCAAAGATGGAGCCTGCTGATTTTTGAATTCTTAGGTCTCTTATTGATCTGGAATTTGGATTACTGGCGTGATATGACCCAAACTTTGACGTTAGTTCTGACGTCAAGTTTGATTGCTTTAGTTATTGGTATTCCACTAGGGATCTTAATGGCAAAAAGCAATATCGCTGAGATCATCTTGAAGCCTATCTTAGACTTTATGCAGACTATGCCAGCCTTTGTTTACTTGATTCCTGCCGTTGCACTATTTGGTATCGGTATGGTTCCTGGTATCGTTGCATCTGTTATTTTCGCAATGCCTCCAACAGTTAGAATGACTAACATGGGTATTCGTGAAGTTCCAGACGAATTGATCGAAGCCGCAGATTCATTTGGTTCAACTGAGTGGCAAAAATTATTTAAGGTTGAACTACCACTTGCCAAAACTAGTTTGATGGCTGGTGTTAACCAATCGATGATGCTTTCTCTATCAATGGTAGTTATCGCATCAATGATCGGTGCCATGGGATTAGGTACAAAAGTTTACTTTGCCGTTGGACGTAATGACGCTGGTAATGGTTTTGCTGCAGGTTTAGCAATCGTTATCTTGGCCATCATCTTAGACCGTCTAACACAATCATTAACTCGTGACCGCAAGAAAGGATAGGTGATTTTTTTGAAAAAACGCAAAATTTTCAGTCTGTTCTTTTTGACGCTCCTGATCGTTCCACTTATCGCTGCCTGCAGTTCGCAGACGCAACCATACAATAGCAAGGAAAAAATCGGTCCTCAGATCAACTATACGATCACAGGTATCGATGCTGGTGCCGGTATCATGGCGTCAACCCAAACTGCTTTAAAAGATTATGGTTTGGAAAAAGCTAACTGGCAATTGCAGACGAGTTCTACCGCTGCAATGACTAGTACTTTGGATAAGGCAATCAAGGATAAACGTCCAATCGTGATCACTGGTTGGCAACCACACTGGATGTTTACAAAGTTCCCAATCAAATTTTTAAAAGACCCTAAGAATGTTTATGGAAAAGCTGAAAGCATCCATACTATTGTTAGAAAAGGTTTGAAAAAGGACAGTCCTGAGGCTTACACGATTTTAGACCGTTTCCACTGGGATCCAACACAAATGTCAGACGTAATGTTAAAAGTTAACAATGGCATGGATCCACAAAAGGCTGCCAAGGAATGGATCAAAGCCCATCCTAAGGAAGTCGCTGAATGGACTAAGGGCGTATCGAAAGTCAAAGGTAAGTCTTTGAAGATGACTTACGTAGCATGGGATTCAGAAATTGCCTCAACAAACGTTGTCGCACAAGTATTGAGAGACCAAGGCTACAAAGTAACGATTCAAGCAATGGAACAACAACCAATGTGGGCTTCAATCGCCACAGGAGCAGCTGACGCACAAGTATCAGCTTGGCTACCAAAGACATCAGGCTTGTTCTACAAAGACTACAAGGGCCGCTTCGAAGACCTAGGACCCAACCTACACGGAGCCAAAGTCGGACTCGCAGTACCAAAATACATGAAAAATATAAACTCTATAGAAGATTTGAAAAATAAGTAGAGCGTAAAAAGAAAAGGTTTGAGGCAAGAGCATAAGATCGACAGAGACGGAGTGGGCGCGTCACGCCCCGCAGTCTTTGGCGAACTTATGTGTCCGGCCTCATTTTCTTTTTGCGCGTTTCAAAATCAGAGTGTAAAAAAACAAGATTTGAGGCCAGAACATAAGGCAAGCCAATACGGAGTGGCGTGCGTCACGCGCTCGCAGTGTTGGATTGACTTATGTGTCCGGCCTCATTGTTTTTTTACGCGTTTCCGCTATAAAAATAAATGCGACCAACAAAAAATAAATAGTCCAAAAAAAATCCTACAAAAAATTTGTAGGATTTTTTACTATCCATTGCCTTTTTCACAATGAAACAACTACCTTGTGATGAAAATGCTTGGGTGTACTGTAAGCGATTACTGATTATTGATATGAAAATTCACTTGTCAATTTCACTATGTATATAATTTAGGAATATTTTATATATAATTTAGTTATTTACAAATTTATTCTGCAAGATTAAGATGATATAGAAATCAGCTATTTGAATTAATTATAAGCTATACAAAGGAGGATAATAATAGTATATAATTTGGTTCGTGAGATAAAAATTATGATACAGGGGTGGTCACGTGAACATTCAATCTTTTATTGATAAAAGAAAAGAAATGGGACTATCACAAAAGGAACTGAGCAAGGGTATTTGCACACAAGCAACGCTTAGTAAATTCGAAAATAACGGTAAGATTCCATCAATGAAAATTTTGATCCAATTATGTAATCGACTTAACTTAGCACTTGATGACATCATTGGTTTGGCAAACAACGGCAATAAAGACCAAATCAAAGCCATGAACAAGGCTGAATTTAACCTGATTATTGAAGAGTATCAAAATTCCTGGGATATCTTGAATAGTATCGATCTTGATTCGATCAAAGAAGATAAACAGGCCACGATGCAATTTTACTATTTGCAAGGCTATTTAAACGTTTTAGACGATGGGGACTTATTGGAAGCAGTATTCGATTTTAATCAGATCCTATCTGACTTAGATACAGAAGGCGAAACGATTTTTACCTTCTTAGCATTTGTCGGTATGGGGATGGTTTATGGCCAACAAGGCGATAACGACAAGAGCGAATATTACTTCAGCAAAGTTTTTAACGATATCTACGGCATGCAAATCGACGACGTCACCAAGATCTGGCGTTACGTCAACATTATTTTCTACTGTTCGCTGTACTATTCCGAACGCAAAGAGTTGGAAACTGCCAACACGTTATTAGATTATGGCTTAAAAATTTGTCAGGATAATCATGTGACATATTATGTTGCTAGAATTTATGAGCAATTGGCGATCAATGAATGTGAAGTCAACGGAAAAAGCGATAAGGTGCTAGACCTTTTGGATAAAGCCAAAGTATTTTCTGAATTCAATCATAATGAGAACGAACTAGTCAAAATTCGGGAGCTGATTAAAGACTGTAAGTAAACGAGGGGATATTTTTGACGTCTTATAAGAAGCTGAACAAGACTTTGTTATGGACGCTCGTAATTGCTTTTTCAATCTTGATTGCTGGGGGACTCTTGATTTTTAAGAACGAAGCACCACGTCCTTCAAAAATTGTGAATGAGCAAGGAACGACTGTCGTTACAAAGCAACAATTGATTTCCGGACAAGCTGTTTATGAAAAATACGGTTTGACTGACTATGGTACTTATCTAGGTAATGGTACTTATTTTGGACCTGACTACACAGCTCAAGCTTTGCATGTCTATTTGCAAGGGATGAACCAGTATTATGCCCAAAAGAAATATTCTAAGGATTGGAACGAACTCAATACTGATCAAAAATCAGGAATTAAAGGTATCGTTCAAAAAGAGATCAGAGTTAATCGCTATAACGCAAATAAAGACCAATTGACTTTGACAACTGCTCAAGTAGCAGGCTTGAATCATTTGACGAAATATTATCGTCACGAATTCCACAATAACCCGAAAGAAGCCGGGATGCCTGAAAATATGATCCACAACAACACGGATGATTTCATGCATCATGGTAATAAAATCGACCAACTGACTTATTTCTTCTTCTGGGGAGCTTGGTTATCTTCAACTAACCGTCCACACCAAATCTATTCATACACCAACAACTGGCCATATGACCTTAATGCCGGTAATGTTATGACTAGTGATACCATGCTTTGGACTGCTATTTCTGTGGCATTGTTCGTTGCAGGTATGGGTATCGTGATCTACTTCTACAAGAAGTATTCATTCGATATGGATTACACCGAAGCATACGACCAGATGGGCGAGATCAAGACTAGCGAACCGATCACGCCATCGCAAAGAAAAGCTGCTAAGTATTTCTTAGTCGTTATGTTGATGTTCTTGGTTCAAGTACTATTAGGTGAGTTAATGTCTCACTACTATGTTGAACAAGGATTCTTTGGACTGCCACTGCAATATATTTGGCCATTTAATTTGGCAAAAACTTGGCACTTGCAGCTAGTTATTTTCTGGATTGCAACTGCTTGGTTAGCAACGGGTATTTACATTACGCCACGAGTTCTCGGTCACGAACCAAAACATCAAGGTGTATTGGTCGATATTTTGTTCTGGGCTTTGATCATCGTTGTCGGTGGCTCAATGCTTGGAGAATGGGGCTCAGTTACAGGTGTTATCAACGGCAAGTGGTGGCTGTTTGGTCATTACGGATGGGAATACGCCGAGATGGGTAAATTCTGGCAGCTCCTATTTATTGCCGGAATGATCCTCTGGGTAGTTATCCTTTGCCGTGGATTTATTCCTGCAATCAAGAAACGTGTCAACAAAGATAGATCAGTCCTTTTGACATTGCTTTTAGCAGGTTCAATTGCAATTCCACTGTTCTATCTAGCTTCATTATTTATCCTACCTAACTCCCATGTAACCTTTGCAGATTACTGGAGATGGTGGATCGTCCATCTATGGGTAGAAGGTATTTTTGAATCATTCGCGGTTATTTTGATTGGTTACTTGTTAGTCGATATGAAGCTAACTACCATCAAATCAACTATTAGAGCTTTGTATTTCCAATTGATCCTGTTACTTGGAACAGGTGTCGTAGGTATGGGACACCATTACTTCTGGGAAGGCGACCACTCGATCTGGTTAGCCTTAGGAGCAAGTTTCTCAGCTCTAGAAGTTATCCCACTATGTCTATTAGTTTGGGAAGCTTACACGCATTATCGTGTTTACCGTGAAAGTAAAATGGACTTCCCATACAAGGGAACATTCATGTTCTTAGTTTCAACTGGATTATGGAATGCCCTTGGTGCCGGAGCTTTGGGATGGTTGATCAATGCACCAGCAATCAACTACTTCGAACACGGAACACAATGGACTTCAGCTCATGCTCATGCCTCAATGGCAGGTGTGTACGGATTTTTCTCAGTCGCAATTATGCTGTTTGCAATCCGTCACTTGACTAAGACCGAATTCTGGACTGAAAAAGTCGAGAAGTGGGTCAAATGGGCTTGCATCACCATGAACGTTGGACTAGCCGGAATGACATTCATCACATTGATGCCATTAGGATTCATCCAATTAAAGGATGCACTAGAACACGGATACTGGCACGCAAGACAAGCCAGCTTCTATCAACAACCACTAGCAAAAGGATTAACAATAGCCAGATCAGTACCAGACGTAATCTTCACAGCCGGAGTAGTGATCTTACTAGTAATCTTCTTAAGAGCAATGTGGAACTTGAAGAAGTCATCCAACAAATTAGATCCAATCGATTATGAAATTAAGTAGAGCGTAAAAATTTACGCTTTGAGAGCGGAGCACAGGAAAAGCCAATACGGAGTGGGTGCGTAACACCCATGCAGTGTTGGCTTTTGTTGTGCAGTAGCTCTCAGTCTTTTTTGCGCGTTTCCGCTATAAAAATAGAAGCGGCCAGTAAAACATCAACACATAAAATAACTAAATTGAATTTCCAACATCTTGTCCCACAACACCAACACTTTACTACACACCATTTGGTATAATTAGTTGTCCATCACCGATTCTCACGTAATCGGTGGTGGTCTTTTTTTGCTTATTTAGACAAAAAAATCTCAAACTCATCAGTAATAAATCTAATGAATTTGAGATTAATTATTTAGTCCTCTTCATGTTTTGAAGCACTGGCAACATCATCTAGCGAATCATCAAAGTTTTGTTCATCAATGCTAATAATACCGCCATCAGTGTCATAGTGGATTCCCTTTGAAACAGGTGCCTTGATATTCAGAAATTCTTGCCACTCTGGCGTTGGGTGATGGATCTTTGCAGTAATGTCAGTGACGCGTATTTTCCAAACTGGAACGTTAGTCATAGTCTCAGCATGCAAAGCAACTGGAATATCACGAACGTAGCTGTGCAGGATGGTTCTTAAAGCGTGAACTTTTTCATTGTTATTATCGATTTTTTCAACCTTACCGTGACCCATAATACTTCTAAAAGCCGGTCCAAATGCTCCTTCAGCAGGTGGTGTATAAGTCAAGGCTTCATGTCCGCCATCTGCTTCAAAGCTAATCATGGATTGTTCGTTCAAAGCTTTTCCCTTGTCGCCGTTGGAAGTTCCGTGAACATAAATGATGTACGTGCCGTCGGCAGCAACTTCATAACCATAGTTGACCGGAACAACGAACGTTCCCTGGTTGTTAGAGAGTCCTAAATGTAGTATTTTGCAGTGATCAAGCGTCCAATTGATAGTTGGGTGATCGGTGTAGATTTCATTTTGCATGTATAAGTGCCCCCAAATTGTTAAATAAACCAGCAAGTAAATGCCTTTAAAACATTGCTTAGACTGAGATGGCTGAGTAATGTGCCATTGAAATAACATTTACTTACCTTCGATAAGTGATAATCATAACATAAATATAATTATAAAATTATTCTAAAATGGCAACTAGGTCCGACGTTTTCACAACATGCAAACTCAAAGATTTTTTACTAATTAAATATGAATTCAACTTCATTACAACATTACGATTACATTATGCTTCTTGGACGTTTCTGGCAAATATATCTGATAAAATGGTATAGGAAATTATTTTAAAGAATTTGATAAATACAAAGGGTTAGTACCCGATTTACCAGGGGTGGTTTTTTGAGTATTGAAAAAAGCAAATTGCAATTTGAAGATAAATTAATCGATTATTTAGTCAATCTAGGTGGAACTAAGCAATGGGATTATCTTCCACACATAAAAACAACGGATCAGTTGTGGTCCAATTTTAAATCTATTGTTGAACAGCATAATCAAGACAGATTGGATCAACCATTGTCTGATGCTGAGTTTCAACAAATTAAAATGATTATTAGTCAGCTAGAAACACCATATCAAGCAGGTCAATTTTTATATGGGATTAATGGGATTTCACAGGTTGAGATTGATCGTGATGATGGACAACACGTTTATCTAAAAATCTTTGATCAAGACAACATTGGTGCCGGAGATACAATCTATCAAATAGTTAATCAGATTGAACGTCCAGCTGTTATTCCGGGAAGAAAAAATCGTCGATTTGATACTACATTATTGATCAATGGCTTACCAATTTTACAAATTGAAGAAAAGGCAGATGGTCATGATGCCAAAGAAGCCTTAAATCAAATGCATCAATATATGGAGGAAAGACAATACACTGATATTTTTTCAACTGTTCAGTTATTGGTCGCAATAACTCCTCATGATAGTCGCTATATGGCTAATACAACGGCTGATAAATTTAATACAGACTTTGCGTTTCGTTGGCAAAAAGCAGATGACAATAAGCCTGTTTTTGATTGGAAAGAATTTTCCAACAATATGCTATCGATTCCAATGTCACATCAAATGGCAACCAATTTTATGATTTTAGATGGAACGCCTAAACATCAAATGATTAAGGCTATGCGTCCTTATCAAGTTTATGCAACTCAGCGTGTTATCAATAAATTGCGTCAGCATACGTTTGGCATTGATGATCAAGGCATCGGCTATGTCTGGCACACAACTGGTTCAGGTAAAACTATTAGTTCCTTTAAGGCTGCTTGGTTGGCATCAAGATTTCCTAACGTTGATAAAGTCGTATTTTTAGTAGATCGTGTTGCACTTACTAATCAAACTGTCGATGAATACAAGGCTTATGATCCTGAGAACACAGAAGACAGTAATGGCGGAGTGGTGTCGGATACGTCAAACCGTTGGGTATTAGCAAAGAAATTAAACAAAAAAGGTAATGGAATTATCGTTACTTCAACGCAAAAGATGGATGCTATGGTTCGTCAAAAAGATTTTGAACCAATTAATAAGAATGTTGTTTTCATTGTCGATGAAGCTCACCGTTCTACATCAGGAGATATGTTGGAACGTATCAAGGATGGTTTTAGAAAATCCGCCTGGATAGGTTATACTGGAACACCTGTTTTTGATAGTGCTCCAACGACCCAACAGATCTTTGGTGATTTAATCCATGCTTATACAATTAGGGATGCAATTGCAGATGGTAATGTTTTGGGATTCAAAGTGGATTTTGAAACTACATTGTCAGACGATGTCTTGAGAAATGAATATTTACCAGAATATTTCAAAGCACGTTTTCCAAAGATGTCTAAAGATGCGATTGATGCAAAAATTGAAAATATGTCAGCTGATGACATGGACGATACGGTTGAACCAAGTGTTTATGACAACAATGATAAACACGTTGAATTAGTAGTTACCGACATCATCAATAATTGGAATAAACGTTCTCGTGATGGAGAATACAATGCATTATTCACCACTCACGTTGGTGGGGGGAAAGCTTCAACACCAATGGCAATCAAGTATTACAAAGAATTTAAAAAACAAAATCAATCAATAGATAAACCATTAAAAATCGGTATTACGTTTAGTCAGGATACATCCAATGGTGACAAACAACTAGAAAACAATAACTCGTTAAGAGATGTGATGAATGATTACAATCAAGAATTTGGAACGAGTTTTGACGATAAACAAGTTAAAGAGTATACAGCTCAGGTTGTTTCACGATTAAATCGGACAATCGATGATGGTAATTATTTGGATATTGTTATCGTAATTGATCAATTACTAACAGGATTCAATGCGCCACAATTAAATACACTTTATGTTGATCGGACACTTTCTGGAGCAGCCTTAATTCAAGCATATTCACGTACAAACCGAGTTTATGATATGCAAACAAAACCGTTTGGTCGGATTGTAAATTATCGTTGGCCACATCATTCAGAAAAGTTAATGAAGGAAGCCTTAGCTAAATATGCAAATCGCGATTCTGCCAATATTCAATTAGATTTGATCGATGGCGATGACCCTGATGGAGTGATTGCTAAATCATACGAAGCAGTTAAAGATGAGCTAACAGATGTTGTCC from Companilactobacillus sp. includes these protein-coding regions:
- a CDS encoding glycine betaine ABC transporter substrate-binding protein, producing MKKRKIFSLFFLTLLIVPLIAACSSQTQPYNSKEKIGPQINYTITGIDAGAGIMASTQTALKDYGLEKANWQLQTSSTAAMTSTLDKAIKDKRPIVITGWQPHWMFTKFPIKFLKDPKNVYGKAESIHTIVRKGLKKDSPEAYTILDRFHWDPTQMSDVMLKVNNGMDPQKAAKEWIKAHPKEVAEWTKGVSKVKGKSLKMTYVAWDSEIASTNVVAQVLRDQGYKVTIQAMEQQPMWASIATGAADAQVSAWLPKTSGLFYKDYKGRFEDLGPNLHGAKVGLAVPKYMKNINSIEDLKNK
- a CDS encoding type I restriction endonuclease subunit R, which translates into the protein MSIEKSKLQFEDKLIDYLVNLGGTKQWDYLPHIKTTDQLWSNFKSIVEQHNQDRLDQPLSDAEFQQIKMIISQLETPYQAGQFLYGINGISQVEIDRDDGQHVYLKIFDQDNIGAGDTIYQIVNQIERPAVIPGRKNRRFDTTLLINGLPILQIEEKADGHDAKEALNQMHQYMEERQYTDIFSTVQLLVAITPHDSRYMANTTADKFNTDFAFRWQKADDNKPVFDWKEFSNNMLSIPMSHQMATNFMILDGTPKHQMIKAMRPYQVYATQRVINKLRQHTFGIDDQGIGYVWHTTGSGKTISSFKAAWLASRFPNVDKVVFLVDRVALTNQTVDEYKAYDPENTEDSNGGVVSDTSNRWVLAKKLNKKGNGIIVTSTQKMDAMVRQKDFEPINKNVVFIVDEAHRSTSGDMLERIKDGFRKSAWIGYTGTPVFDSAPTTQQIFGDLIHAYTIRDAIADGNVLGFKVDFETTLSDDVLRNEYLPEYFKARFPKMSKDAIDAKIENMSADDMDDTVEPSVYDNNDKHVELVVTDIINNWNKRSRDGEYNALFTTHVGGGKASTPMAIKYYKEFKKQNQSIDKPLKIGITFSQDTSNGDKQLENNNSLRDVMNDYNQEFGTSFDDKQVKEYTAQVVSRLNRTIDDGNYLDIVIVIDQLLTGFNAPQLNTLYVDRTLSGAALIQAYSRTNRVYDMQTKPFGRIVNYRWPHHSEKLMKEALAKYANRDSANIQLDLIDGDDPDGVIAKSYEAVKDELTDVVQKLSDYSREFTGTPDVDDDRVEEMYTDLRKYNRLMAMAKQDDQYNDADPSELVEEIGFDLDTEEILTTTLANQLKEKIAIRHNVDISQIDLKMEHIKEIRVNYDYLEELIADMMNQYHDEEMEKANKTADEIKSISDKIEDRKYAEQINQFIRDILAGNVTYGKYPVDQKDVKNIVSRHTDTQLRKDVFEYKKQWGLADIKNSYQINEIVANHVKYADDLNINGALDEIVKEGSKVYKTDAESSDVANLSGIKYRTHFRRSFKKFADQMVDKY
- a CDS encoding quaternary amine ABC transporter ATP-binding protein, whose product is MTVKVEVKNLTKIFGRHVNKAKELLRKGESKPQILKETGATVGVDRANFEVNDGEIFVIMGLSGSGKSTLIRMINRLIEPTDGSVSIDGENLMEIDKKELREVRRKKMSMVFQNFGLLPNRTVLENTEYGLEIQGVDKEERRKKAKVALGQVGIDGYDDEYPSQLSGGMQQRVGLARALANDPQILLMDEAFSALDPLNRNDMQDQLLDLQENLHKTIIFISHDLNEALKIGDRIMIMRDGEIVQTGTPEDILTHPANEYVENFIENVDRSKVLTASNVMIRPVTINVDKAGPRLAIKRMRNNEVSTAYVVDNSRKLVGIVDANDVIKLIRKNSSDLRSVVKTDVPTTHEDKPISDLMDSISHTGIPIAVTNDQQQLLGIIVRGAVLGALAGNEVNEDE
- a CDS encoding nitric-oxide reductase large subunit; the protein is MTSYKKLNKTLLWTLVIAFSILIAGGLLIFKNEAPRPSKIVNEQGTTVVTKQQLISGQAVYEKYGLTDYGTYLGNGTYFGPDYTAQALHVYLQGMNQYYAQKKYSKDWNELNTDQKSGIKGIVQKEIRVNRYNANKDQLTLTTAQVAGLNHLTKYYRHEFHNNPKEAGMPENMIHNNTDDFMHHGNKIDQLTYFFFWGAWLSSTNRPHQIYSYTNNWPYDLNAGNVMTSDTMLWTAISVALFVAGMGIVIYFYKKYSFDMDYTEAYDQMGEIKTSEPITPSQRKAAKYFLVVMLMFLVQVLLGELMSHYYVEQGFFGLPLQYIWPFNLAKTWHLQLVIFWIATAWLATGIYITPRVLGHEPKHQGVLVDILFWALIIVVGGSMLGEWGSVTGVINGKWWLFGHYGWEYAEMGKFWQLLFIAGMILWVVILCRGFIPAIKKRVNKDRSVLLTLLLAGSIAIPLFYLASLFILPNSHVTFADYWRWWIVHLWVEGIFESFAVILIGYLLVDMKLTTIKSTIRALYFQLILLLGTGVVGMGHHYFWEGDHSIWLALGASFSALEVIPLCLLVWEAYTHYRVYRESKMDFPYKGTFMFLVSTGLWNALGAGALGWLINAPAINYFEHGTQWTSAHAHASMAGVYGFFSVAIMLFAIRHLTKTEFWTEKVEKWVKWACITMNVGLAGMTFITLMPLGFIQLKDALEHGYWHARQASFYQQPLAKGLTIARSVPDVIFTAGVVILLVIFLRAMWNLKKSSNKLDPIDYEIK
- a CDS encoding pyridoxamine 5'-phosphate oxidase family protein, whose translation is MQNEIYTDHPTINWTLDHCKILHLGLSNNQGTFVVPVNYGYEVAADGTYIIYVHGTSNGDKGKALNEQSMISFEADGGHEALTYTPPAEGAFGPAFRSIMGHGKVEKIDNNNEKVHALRTILHSYVRDIPVALHAETMTNVPVWKIRVTDITAKIHHPTPEWQEFLNIKAPVSKGIHYDTDGGIISIDEQNFDDSLDDVASASKHEED
- a CDS encoding helix-turn-helix domain-containing protein, with protein sequence MNIQSFIDKRKEMGLSQKELSKGICTQATLSKFENNGKIPSMKILIQLCNRLNLALDDIIGLANNGNKDQIKAMNKAEFNLIIEEYQNSWDILNSIDLDSIKEDKQATMQFYYLQGYLNVLDDGDLLEAVFDFNQILSDLDTEGETIFTFLAFVGMGMVYGQQGDNDKSEYYFSKVFNDIYGMQIDDVTKIWRYVNIIFYCSLYYSERKELETANTLLDYGLKICQDNHVTYYVARIYEQLAINECEVNGKSDKVLDLLDKAKVFSEFNHNENELVKIRELIKDCK
- a CDS encoding ABC transporter permease produces the protein MNSIPQLPLAHWIDNFVDWLVQFTGFFNGVTNFIGAINNAFQWVFDLIPIWLFIVIVLALTFYVNRDNQRWSLLIFEFLGLLLIWNLDYWRDMTQTLTLVLTSSLIALVIGIPLGILMAKSNIAEIILKPILDFMQTMPAFVYLIPAVALFGIGMVPGIVASVIFAMPPTVRMTNMGIREVPDELIEAADSFGSTEWQKLFKVELPLAKTSLMAGVNQSMMLSLSMVVIASMIGAMGLGTKVYFAVGRNDAGNGFAAGLAIVILAIILDRLTQSLTRDRKKG